The following are encoded in a window of Streptomyces sp. 11x1 genomic DNA:
- a CDS encoding transposase: MARPSQYPLELRKRAVRMVAEVRPEYDTEWSAMKAVASKLGIGTTETLRKWVRQDQIDAGTRPGTTTDESAELKRLKKENAELKRANDILKAAASFFAAELDRPHTRS, encoded by the coding sequence ATGGCACGCCCTTCCCAGTACCCGCTTGAGCTGCGCAAGCGAGCTGTCCGCATGGTCGCCGAGGTGCGGCCGGAGTACGACACCGAGTGGTCCGCGATGAAGGCCGTCGCGTCGAAACTCGGCATCGGCACGACCGAGACGCTGCGTAAGTGGGTGCGGCAGGACCAGATCGACGCCGGCACCCGGCCGGGCACGACGACGGATGAGTCGGCGGAACTGAAGCGGCTGAAGAAGGAGAACGCTGAGCTGAAGAGGGCGAACGACATCCTCAAGGCAGCAGCGTCTTTCTTCGCGGCCGAGCTCGACCGGCCACACACACGCTCGTAG
- a CDS encoding DNA-3-methyladenine glycosylase, translated as MNVDVLAHPAEEVAPRLLGSVLTCKTPEGTVSIAITETEAYSGTADPASHAYRGQTPRNAVMFGPAGHLYVYRSHGLHWCANVVTGTDGIASAVLIRAGRVIEGEDLARKRRGERVESPRLARGPGNFCQALGITAEHNGADLLTGTSVVLSEGEPVPAALIRVGPRVGVSKAHDWLHRFYLAGDPTVSAYRLSPRAKPPAGS; from the coding sequence ATGAACGTCGACGTCCTCGCCCATCCTGCCGAAGAGGTCGCGCCCAGGCTGCTCGGGAGCGTCCTCACCTGCAAGACCCCCGAGGGGACCGTGAGCATCGCCATCACGGAAACCGAGGCGTACTCCGGTACGGCTGACCCAGCTTCCCATGCCTACCGAGGCCAGACACCCCGTAACGCCGTCATGTTCGGACCCGCAGGACACCTGTATGTGTACCGTTCTCACGGCCTCCACTGGTGCGCCAACGTCGTCACCGGGACGGATGGCATCGCCTCGGCTGTCCTCATCCGGGCAGGCAGGGTCATCGAGGGGGAAGACCTGGCACGCAAGCGGCGCGGGGAGAGGGTCGAGAGTCCACGCCTTGCCCGAGGTCCCGGGAACTTCTGTCAGGCACTCGGCATCACGGCGGAGCACAACGGTGCAGACCTCCTGACAGGTACCTCGGTCGTGTTGTCCGAGGGTGAGCCTGTACCTGCCGCGCTCATCCGGGTCGGTCCTCGGGTAGGCGTGAGCAAGGCCCACGACTGGCTACACCGGTTCTACCTCGCCGGTGATCCGACGGTCTCGGCGTACCGGCTGAGCCCCCGAGCCAAACCGCCCGCCGGATCCTGA